A single genomic interval of Haloterrigena salifodinae harbors:
- a CDS encoding archaellin/type IV pilin N-terminal domain-containing protein, producing the protein MFEQITDSNERGQVGIGTLIVFIAMVLVAAIAAGVLINTAGSLQSQASDTGSETQQTVANQIEVVHAVAENDTAGGTFEQLNLTVKKSAGADVIDLTSVTVQYTDNEGSLTLAHNSTVDSAPYFNTTAATTESDKNSLTDTSDRVVIGINLGLGDNPSVLEPGDSATVEIVDQSGAKFTYGVTMPQTVSSDQTVVKV; encoded by the coding sequence ATGTTCGAACAAATCACTGATTCGAACGAACGCGGTCAGGTGGGTATCGGTACCCTCATCGTGTTCATTGCGATGGTCCTGGTGGCGGCGATCGCTGCTGGCGTTCTGATCAATACGGCCGGCTCCCTGCAGAGCCAGGCGTCCGATACCGGATCCGAGACCCAGCAAACGGTAGCGAACCAGATCGAAGTCGTTCACGCTGTTGCCGAGAATGACACCGCCGGCGGAACGTTCGAACAACTCAACCTGACGGTCAAGAAGTCGGCCGGTGCCGACGTGATCGATCTGACGTCCGTGACGGTACAGTACACGGACAACGAGGGCTCGCTTACGCTCGCCCACAACAGCACAGTCGATTCCGCGCCGTACTTCAATACGACCGCGGCGACGACCGAGTCAGATAAAAACTCGCTGACCGATACATCCGACCGAGTTGTCATTGGAATTAACTTGGGTCTGGGCGACAATCCGTCCGTACTCGAACCCGGTGACAGCGCGACGGTCGAGATCGTCGACCAGTCCGGTGCGAAGTTCACCTACGGCGTGACGATGCCGCAGACGGTTAGCTCCGACCAGACTGTCGTCAAGGTCTAA
- a CDS encoding DUF7500 family protein → MTPDTTRDDALLTPDDLEVTPDNETVEQLDENRYVVLSESSSDLDSLPSPSLDGDIEAEAAGERTHQPADSGLESDGELEFGSDGSDADTHEPDERLTAASEPHGVDITLKTDGEIAHHRATSHDVREVFVDLLTWYAGQLDNDMTPSEALQVMLAASDLEV, encoded by the coding sequence ATGACTCCAGATACGACACGCGACGACGCGCTCCTCACCCCCGACGACCTCGAGGTCACACCCGACAACGAGACCGTCGAACAGTTGGATGAGAATCGCTACGTCGTGCTGTCGGAGTCGAGTTCCGACCTCGATTCGCTGCCGTCGCCGTCACTCGACGGCGACATCGAGGCCGAAGCGGCTGGTGAACGCACACACCAGCCCGCCGATAGCGGTCTCGAGTCCGACGGCGAGCTCGAGTTCGGTTCCGACGGTTCGGACGCGGACACGCACGAGCCCGACGAGCGGCTCACGGCCGCGTCCGAACCCCATGGAGTCGATATCACCTTGAAGACCGACGGCGAAATCGCACACCACCGCGCGACGTCACACGACGTCCGCGAGGTCTTTGTGGACCTCTTGACGTGGTACGCCGGGCAGCTGGATAACGACATGACGCCAAGCGAAGCGCTGCAGGTCATGCTGGCTGCGTCGGACCTCGAGGTCTGA
- a CDS encoding DUF5807 family protein: protein MTDPREEFLAGERPDDVALFLADSYVSDDRLAEFGERVEDGVLIVVDGERGRNAFEAATGTQAMQFAKSAMELEGIIEDDLTGGQCPEAPTDEEHAVQFVFAFAEEQNEDVGGIYAEGDVVHAYAKCTCGTAYSDKWNVPDDDA, encoded by the coding sequence ATGACCGACCCACGCGAGGAGTTTCTGGCCGGCGAGCGGCCCGACGACGTCGCACTGTTTCTGGCCGACTCGTACGTCTCCGACGACCGCTTAGCTGAGTTCGGCGAGCGCGTCGAGGACGGCGTTTTGATCGTCGTCGACGGCGAGCGCGGTCGCAACGCCTTCGAGGCGGCGACCGGCACGCAGGCGATGCAGTTCGCCAAGTCCGCGATGGAACTCGAGGGAATCATCGAGGACGACCTCACCGGCGGACAGTGTCCGGAGGCGCCGACCGACGAGGAGCACGCGGTGCAGTTCGTTTTCGCCTTCGCGGAGGAACAGAACGAGGACGTCGGCGGTATCTACGCCGAAGGCGACGTCGTGCACGCGTACGCGAAGTGTACGTGCGGGACGGCGTACTCGGACAAGTGGAACGTCCCCGACGACGACGCCTGA
- a CDS encoding DHH family phosphoesterase, whose protein sequence is MDEELIDSGDLPLARKSVLPGTGFFLPDALEEDVEDEQAAAALEGARVAVIADPDADGLACVALLREAYDDVQNVPEPDDEDDADGSTDADVPTDAADAADAVDDEAAAELAGEAVDPLEDPEPTPHEVALIPASPHDVEDALARVAEFGDEGIDLFVCDLAPDRYEYVEEELDAALETADRVSWYDHHQWNDDVAQAVRDAGVDLVVGDSDEECSADVVYRSLEYDFSPMYEELAAVTRDHDLWLREDPRSDDLADYAYWTDPAEYVEVVREYGVDLPEWVREFLTERREEKEALIDRALARAEFREIGGYTVGVTYGRCSQNEVAEGMREQGADASVVVKPAGSASIRGTDVFDRCHEVAGKVNGGGHPKAAGCKPDIYDDMLDYANHWTSRGAVTKQVILDAFREVVADEADEDESDTDTDET, encoded by the coding sequence ATGGACGAAGAACTCATCGACAGCGGCGATCTCCCGCTCGCCCGCAAGTCCGTGCTCCCGGGAACCGGTTTCTTCCTCCCCGACGCGCTCGAGGAGGACGTCGAGGACGAGCAGGCCGCGGCCGCCCTCGAGGGCGCTCGAGTCGCCGTCATCGCCGATCCCGACGCGGACGGGTTGGCCTGCGTCGCCCTGCTCCGCGAGGCCTACGACGACGTGCAGAACGTCCCGGAGCCGGACGACGAGGACGACGCCGATGGATCTACTGACGCCGACGTGCCGACCGACGCCGCGGATGCCGCCGATGCCGTCGACGACGAAGCGGCGGCGGAACTCGCCGGCGAGGCCGTCGATCCGCTCGAGGACCCCGAGCCCACGCCCCACGAAGTAGCCCTGATTCCCGCCAGCCCCCACGACGTCGAGGACGCGCTGGCCCGCGTCGCCGAGTTTGGCGACGAGGGGATCGATCTTTTCGTCTGCGATCTCGCACCGGACAGGTACGAGTACGTCGAGGAGGAACTCGATGCGGCGCTCGAGACCGCCGACCGCGTCTCGTGGTACGACCACCACCAGTGGAACGACGACGTCGCGCAGGCGGTCCGCGACGCCGGCGTCGACCTCGTTGTCGGCGACTCCGACGAGGAGTGTTCGGCCGATGTCGTCTACCGGTCGCTCGAGTACGACTTCTCGCCGATGTACGAGGAACTGGCTGCCGTGACCCGGGACCACGACCTCTGGCTGCGCGAGGATCCGCGCAGCGACGATCTGGCGGACTACGCCTACTGGACCGACCCAGCGGAGTACGTCGAGGTCGTCCGCGAGTACGGCGTCGACCTCCCCGAGTGGGTCCGGGAGTTCCTCACCGAGCGCCGCGAGGAGAAGGAGGCGCTGATCGATCGGGCGCTGGCCCGCGCGGAGTTCCGCGAGATCGGCGGCTACACGGTCGGCGTCACCTACGGCCGCTGTTCGCAAAACGAGGTCGCCGAGGGGATGCGCGAGCAGGGCGCCGACGCCTCGGTCGTCGTCAAACCCGCCGGCTCCGCCTCGATTCGAGGCACCGACGTGTTCGACCGCTGTCACGAGGTCGCGGGGAAGGTCAACGGCGGTGGCCACCCCAAGGCCGCCGGCTGCAAACCCGACATCTACGACGACATGCTCGACTACGCGAACCACTGGACCTCCCGCGGCGCCGTGACGAAGCAGGTCATCCTCGACGCCTTTCGCGAGGTCGTCGCGGACGAGGCCGACGAGGACGAGAGCGATACGGACACCGACGAAACGTAA
- a CDS encoding universal stress protein, whose translation MFDTVVVATDGSESVKRAVDVALDLADRFDAEVHALSVVDASEVDASPQQLRAELRTALETTADAALATVEERADADLDIDTAVREGRPAAQICEYAREIDADLVATGTRGRHGENRLLLGSVAERVVRTSPVPVLTVRQLDPAGEGDDDEAVGAA comes from the coding sequence ATGTTCGATACGGTCGTGGTCGCCACCGACGGCTCCGAGAGCGTCAAGCGAGCCGTCGACGTCGCGCTCGATCTCGCCGACCGCTTCGACGCCGAGGTCCACGCGCTCTCGGTCGTCGACGCCAGCGAGGTCGACGCCTCACCCCAACAGCTCCGGGCGGAACTACGGACCGCCCTCGAGACGACCGCCGACGCCGCGCTCGCGACGGTCGAGGAGCGAGCCGACGCGGACCTCGATATCGACACCGCCGTCCGCGAGGGCCGGCCAGCCGCCCAGATCTGCGAGTACGCCCGCGAGATCGACGCCGATCTGGTCGCGACCGGGACCCGCGGTCGCCACGGCGAGAACCGGCTGCTGCTGGGGAGCGTCGCCGAGCGGGTCGTCCGCACCTCGCCGGTGCCCGTCCTGACGGTTCGACAACTCGATCCCGCCGGTGAAGGTGACGACGACGAGGCGGTCGGCGCCGCCTGA
- a CDS encoding universal stress protein has translation MVASEPVTVDTVLAPVDGSEESATAVEYAVAVADRYDAEVHALYVLGRGVVQGMNAGTLEEDDVAEDTKGFFADIRIIADEADVPLVTSVDDGFSQTRKTRHPGNVVLDTADAVDADFIVLPREPVTETASAEVLERAAEYVLSYASQPVLSV, from the coding sequence ATGGTCGCCAGTGAGCCGGTTACCGTCGACACTGTACTCGCGCCGGTCGACGGGAGCGAGGAGTCCGCCACCGCCGTCGAGTACGCCGTCGCAGTCGCCGACCGCTACGACGCCGAAGTCCACGCCCTGTACGTACTCGGCAGGGGCGTCGTGCAGGGAATGAACGCCGGCACGCTCGAGGAGGACGACGTCGCGGAGGACACGAAGGGATTCTTTGCGGACATCAGGATCATCGCGGACGAGGCGGACGTCCCGCTCGTGACCTCCGTCGACGACGGCTTCTCGCAGACGCGCAAGACGCGCCACCCTGGAAACGTCGTCCTCGATACCGCCGACGCCGTCGACGCCGACTTCATCGTCCTTCCAAGGGAGCCGGTCACCGAAACCGCGTCGGCCGAAGTCCTCGAGCGGGCCGCCGAGTACGTGCTCTCCTACGCGAGCCAGCCGGTCCTGTCAGTGTGA
- a CDS encoding GNAT family N-acetyltransferase produces MAGTRPYPDGPAGPFPSPPTTVEDREGRSIEIRATNDFEETLADVVEMYVAFDPTDRAQGIPPTGESRIRNWLETIAEESVNVVAVVGDDVVAHAMLVPDTDDPSAIEDHSDVEWELAIFVLQEFQRAGIGTKLLEHLLGHAGDIGIEQVWLTVERWNNPAIALYERVGFEATGTESFEQEMAIRL; encoded by the coding sequence ATGGCCGGAACGAGACCGTATCCGGACGGCCCGGCCGGACCGTTCCCCTCGCCGCCGACGACGGTCGAGGACCGAGAGGGCCGCTCGATCGAGATCCGGGCCACGAACGACTTCGAGGAGACGCTTGCGGACGTCGTCGAGATGTACGTCGCGTTCGACCCCACTGACCGCGCCCAGGGGATCCCGCCGACCGGCGAGTCGCGCATTCGCAACTGGCTCGAGACGATCGCCGAGGAGAGCGTCAACGTCGTCGCCGTGGTAGGCGACGACGTCGTCGCCCACGCGATGCTCGTCCCCGACACCGACGATCCGTCGGCGATCGAGGACCACAGCGACGTCGAGTGGGAACTCGCCATCTTCGTCCTGCAGGAGTTCCAGCGGGCCGGAATCGGGACGAAACTGCTCGAGCACCTGCTCGGTCACGCCGGCGACATCGGGATCGAACAGGTCTGGCTGACCGTCGAGCGCTGGAACAACCCCGCAATCGCGCTCTACGAGCGGGTCGGCTTCGAGGCGACCGGCACGGAGAGCTTCGAACAGGAGATGGCGATCCGGCTGTAG
- a CDS encoding universal stress protein produces the protein MNVLVGLVGSDESLKTLRQTIERTREVGDDLTVAVVEKPESKRSQEEMVERTEELLIETGIDAEIVTLEGDPGSALVDHTEQGEFDQLVIGGGTLSPMGKIQLGPITEFVLLNAPTTVKLVR, from the coding sequence ATGAACGTCTTAGTGGGCCTCGTCGGGAGCGACGAATCCCTCAAAACGCTCCGACAGACGATCGAGCGCACGCGGGAGGTCGGGGACGACCTCACCGTCGCCGTCGTCGAAAAGCCCGAATCGAAACGCTCGCAGGAGGAAATGGTCGAACGGACCGAAGAATTGCTGATCGAGACCGGCATTGACGCCGAGATCGTCACCCTCGAGGGCGACCCCGGCAGCGCGCTAGTCGACCACACCGAACAGGGCGAGTTCGACCAGCTCGTGATCGGCGGCGGCACCCTGAGCCCGATGGGCAAGATCCAGCTCGGCCCGATCACCGAGTTCGTCCTGCTGAACGCCCCGACGACCGTCAAACTGGTGCGATAA
- a CDS encoding ATP-binding protein has protein sequence MSDAALDVVEFLLTTSVYSDDRTLDENDLPPSYRRVFWTGGVENGDDDDDSESGRTPAGISRPLSVTTTTAREATDVSRPWEAVSELMFTERDEFSGTITLAQQGMAEKWFAERVDDDRLRENPTLAKHFAEHEEFGETFDVTHEEAREENRPIQADRVWIDGLLEEYFDEEEDEEMLDLVEVRAPEEVDMSLDDLVLTEDQENELDKISKAIEHRDYLSNIGLREIGKLLFVGPPGTGKTSTAQALAQDMDLPFVEVKLSMITSQYLGETAKNVDKTFEVAKRLSPCILFIDEFDFVAKTRSSDEHAALKRAVNTLLKSIDNISLIEDDVLLIGATNHPDQLDDAAWRRFDEIINFPKPDNNMRADILSLITRRMEIDEFDPHLIAEATQGLTGSDLRMVLREAVLEALTEDRTTLTQEDLLNAVEEFEERDTLKNMDMMGGDHDALVAGGDLGKASDGGEPSGHSHDHDHDHDHDH, from the coding sequence ATGAGTGATGCGGCGCTCGATGTCGTGGAGTTCCTGCTCACGACGAGCGTGTATTCGGACGACCGAACGCTGGACGAGAACGATCTGCCGCCGTCGTATCGCCGTGTGTTCTGGACCGGCGGCGTCGAGAACGGCGACGACGACGATGACAGCGAGTCGGGACGCACTCCCGCCGGCATCAGTCGTCCGCTCTCGGTGACGACGACGACGGCCCGGGAGGCGACCGACGTCAGTCGGCCGTGGGAGGCCGTCTCGGAGCTGATGTTCACCGAGCGCGACGAGTTCTCGGGGACGATCACCCTCGCCCAGCAGGGGATGGCCGAGAAATGGTTCGCCGAGCGCGTCGACGACGACCGACTGCGCGAGAACCCGACGCTGGCGAAACACTTCGCCGAACACGAGGAGTTCGGCGAGACGTTCGACGTCACCCACGAGGAAGCGCGAGAGGAAAACCGGCCGATCCAGGCCGATCGGGTCTGGATCGACGGCCTCCTCGAGGAGTACTTCGACGAGGAGGAAGACGAGGAGATGCTGGATCTCGTCGAAGTTCGGGCCCCCGAGGAGGTCGACATGTCCCTCGACGACCTCGTGCTGACCGAGGATCAAGAGAACGAACTCGACAAGATCTCGAAGGCGATCGAACACCGCGACTACCTCTCGAACATCGGCCTGCGCGAGATCGGGAAGCTGCTGTTCGTCGGCCCGCCGGGCACCGGGAAAACCTCGACCGCCCAGGCGCTGGCCCAGGACATGGACCTGCCGTTCGTCGAGGTCAAACTCTCGATGATCACGAGCCAGTACTTGGGCGAGACGGCCAAGAACGTCGACAAGACCTTCGAGGTCGCCAAGCGACTGTCGCCCTGTATCCTCTTTATCGACGAGTTCGACTTCGTCGCCAAGACCCGCAGCAGCGACGAACACGCCGCGCTCAAGCGCGCCGTCAACACCCTGCTCAAGAGCATCGACAACATCTCGCTGATCGAGGACGACGTCCTGCTGATCGGCGCGACCAACCACCCCGATCAATTGGACGACGCCGCCTGGCGGCGCTTCGACGAGATCATCAACTTCCCCAAGCCCGACAACAACATGCGGGCGGACATCCTCTCGCTGATCACCCGCCGGATGGAGATCGACGAGTTCGATCCCCACCTCATCGCCGAGGCCACGCAGGGGCTGACCGGCAGCGACCTCCGGATGGTGCTCCGCGAGGCCGTCCTCGAGGCCCTGACCGAGGACCGGACGACGTTGACCCAGGAGGACCTGCTCAACGCCGTCGAGGAGTTCGAGGAGCGGGACACGCTGAAGAACATGGACATGATGGGCGGCGACCACGACGCGCTGGTCGCCGGCGGCGACCTCGGGAAGGCGAGCGACGGGGGCGAGCCGAGCGGTCACTCACACGACCACGACCACGACCACGATCACGACCACTGA
- a CDS encoding histidinol-phosphatase HisJ family protein: MRDFHAHTNYSDGEFLRGMVQAAAAAGLEGIGFTDHCTVSSREEPATVRNVYGFNLDLTYERRRQAIETERKREDVSIEIYDGVEMDYDPRDESEIREFLAEANFDYTIGSVHGVDGKNVQVPSNFAELTEAELDGIVDDYFETLVSLVESELFDVAAHLDLIERTAPLRGRATTDHYERVAEAFADSRTIPEINAGRAVSDVALVHPSDPFLETLRAHDVSVTVGTDSHRPNEIGERAAFLEEYLAERGIEPVAPPGLE, from the coding sequence ATGAGGGATTTCCACGCCCACACGAACTACTCCGACGGGGAATTTCTGCGCGGGATGGTACAGGCCGCGGCAGCGGCCGGCCTCGAGGGGATCGGGTTCACCGACCACTGCACGGTTTCGTCCCGCGAGGAACCCGCGACCGTCCGGAACGTCTACGGCTTCAATCTGGATCTGACCTACGAGCGTCGCCGCCAAGCGATCGAGACGGAGCGCAAGCGCGAGGACGTCTCGATCGAGATCTACGACGGCGTCGAGATGGACTACGACCCGCGAGACGAGAGCGAGATCCGCGAGTTCCTCGCCGAGGCGAACTTCGACTACACGATCGGGAGCGTCCACGGCGTCGACGGGAAGAACGTCCAGGTCCCGAGCAACTTCGCGGAGCTAACCGAGGCGGAGCTGGACGGGATCGTCGACGACTACTTCGAGACCCTCGTCTCGCTCGTCGAGTCGGAGCTGTTCGACGTCGCGGCCCACCTCGATCTGATCGAGCGGACCGCCCCGCTTCGCGGGCGGGCGACGACGGACCACTACGAACGCGTGGCCGAAGCGTTCGCAGACTCGCGAACGATCCCCGAGATCAACGCCGGGCGAGCGGTCTCCGACGTGGCGCTTGTCCACCCCTCTGACCCGTTCCTCGAGACGCTGCGGGCCCACGACGTCTCGGTCACCGTCGGCACGGACTCCCACCGCCCGAACGAGATCGGCGAGCGTGCGGCCTTCCTCGAGGAGTATCTCGCCGAGCGCGGCATCGAGCCGGTGGCGCCGCCGGGACTCGAGTGA
- a CDS encoding MBL fold metallo-hydrolase, giving the protein MRITLLGAGDTTGTPTVGCDCDTCEAARERGVERTRFSVHVENERVDESLLIDFSPDFRYQFLREDVPLPDAAVITHIHFDHLDGLGNVFRVFDSLSVYAADETDPQTGKSVAETVRNDYHYLDPLEVRPTTPLETIHVCGFDVTLVPVEHPPLVCYGLAIEDPVTGAKLSITGDTSYNVPEASREVLADPDLLLADAIVPAHLCEYHPAGGRHETDDGVPRTFGTKHMTREGALDLAAKLNAERTRLVHLAHYYPADEAFEEPLAVDGEQYEL; this is encoded by the coding sequence ATGCGCATAACCCTGCTCGGCGCCGGCGACACCACCGGCACGCCGACCGTCGGCTGCGACTGCGACACCTGCGAGGCCGCCCGCGAGCGCGGCGTCGAGCGCACCCGGTTTTCCGTCCACGTCGAGAACGAACGGGTCGACGAGTCGCTGCTGATCGACTTCAGCCCGGACTTTCGGTACCAGTTCCTCCGCGAGGACGTGCCGCTTCCCGACGCCGCCGTCATCACCCACATCCACTTCGACCACCTCGACGGACTCGGCAACGTCTTCCGCGTCTTCGACTCGCTTTCCGTCTATGCCGCCGACGAGACCGACCCGCAGACGGGAAAGAGCGTCGCGGAGACAGTCCGCAACGACTACCACTACCTCGATCCGCTCGAGGTCCGCCCGACGACGCCACTCGAGACGATTCACGTCTGCGGGTTCGACGTCACCCTGGTGCCGGTCGAACACCCGCCGCTGGTCTGTTACGGACTCGCGATCGAAGATCCCGTGACCGGCGCGAAGCTCTCGATCACCGGCGATACGAGCTACAACGTTCCCGAGGCGTCCCGGGAGGTATTGGCCGATCCGGACCTGCTGCTGGCCGACGCCATCGTCCCCGCCCACCTCTGCGAGTACCACCCCGCCGGCGGGCGCCACGAGACCGACGACGGCGTCCCCCGGACGTTCGGGACGAAGCACATGACTCGAGAGGGCGCCCTCGATCTGGCCGCCAAACTGAACGCCGAACGGACGCGGCTGGTCCACCTCGCCCACTACTACCCCGCCGACGAGGCGTTCGAGGAACCCCTGGCGGTCGACGGCGAACAGTACGAACTGTAG